A region of Leclercia adecarboxylata DNA encodes the following proteins:
- the malZ gene encoding maltodextrin glucosidase encodes MLNAWHLPVAPFVKQNNDKLVITLWLTGENLPERVTLRAEIDNEETSLKMQKQRSQPQPGVTAWRATLDVEKGQPRRRYSFKMLWHNRQLWFTPQGFSRFPPARLEQFAVDYPDAGPQWVADQVFYQIFPDRFARSQRRNPELDRTYHHHAAGHETLFREWDEPVTAQAGGSTFYGGDLDGISEKLPYLKKLGVTALYLNPVFVAPSVHKYDTEDYRHVDERFGGDVALLRLRENTHREGMRLILDGVFNHSGDSHAWFDRHNRGTGGACHNPDSAQRDWYSFDDEGRALDWLGYASLPKLDYQSSGVVDEIYGGEDSIVRHWLKAPWSMDGWRLDVVHMLGEGGGARHNLQHVTGITRSAKEANPEAFVFGEHFGDARQWLQADAEDSAMNYRGFTFPLWGFLANTDISYDPQQIDAETCMRWMDNYRASLSHQQQLRMFNQLDSHDTARFKSLLGKDVARLPLAITWLFTWPGVPCIYYGDEVGLDGNNDPFCRKTFPWEDEKQDKTLLALYQRLIRLRKQNQALRYGGCQVVYAHDNVVVFMRVYNQQRVLVAINRGDACEVVMDDSPLLNVKQWQLKEGKGVAQDGVLSLPAISACVWFGN; translated from the coding sequence ATGTTGAATGCATGGCACCTGCCGGTTGCCCCATTTGTTAAGCAAAACAACGATAAACTTGTCATCACGCTGTGGCTGACGGGCGAGAATTTGCCTGAGCGGGTGACGCTGCGCGCTGAAATCGATAATGAAGAGACGTCGCTGAAAATGCAGAAGCAGCGCAGCCAGCCGCAACCCGGCGTAACGGCCTGGCGGGCCACCCTCGACGTGGAGAAAGGGCAGCCGCGCCGCCGCTACAGCTTTAAGATGCTCTGGCATAACCGCCAGCTGTGGTTCACCCCGCAGGGTTTCAGCCGTTTTCCACCGGCGCGGCTGGAGCAGTTTGCCGTCGATTACCCCGATGCCGGGCCGCAGTGGGTGGCCGACCAGGTCTTTTATCAGATCTTCCCGGACCGCTTTGCCCGCAGCCAGCGGCGCAACCCGGAACTGGATCGAACCTATCATCACCATGCCGCGGGGCATGAGACGCTCTTCCGGGAGTGGGATGAGCCGGTAACCGCCCAGGCAGGGGGATCGACGTTTTACGGTGGCGATCTCGACGGCATCAGCGAGAAGCTGCCCTATCTGAAAAAACTGGGCGTCACGGCGCTCTACCTCAACCCGGTGTTTGTCGCCCCCAGCGTGCATAAATACGACACCGAAGATTATCGCCACGTGGACGAGCGCTTTGGCGGCGACGTCGCCCTGTTACGCCTGCGGGAGAACACCCACCGGGAGGGGATGCGCCTGATCCTCGACGGCGTGTTCAACCACAGCGGTGATTCCCACGCCTGGTTCGACCGCCACAACCGGGGGACGGGCGGGGCCTGCCATAACCCGGACTCGGCCCAGCGGGACTGGTACAGCTTTGACGACGAGGGCCGCGCCCTCGACTGGCTGGGCTACGCCAGCCTGCCGAAGCTGGATTATCAGTCGTCCGGGGTGGTGGATGAGATCTACGGCGGCGAGGACAGCATTGTTCGTCACTGGCTGAAAGCGCCGTGGAGCATGGATGGCTGGCGGCTGGACGTGGTGCACATGCTCGGCGAAGGCGGCGGGGCGCGCCATAATCTGCAGCACGTCACCGGGATCACCCGTTCGGCAAAAGAGGCCAATCCAGAGGCTTTCGTCTTTGGTGAACATTTTGGCGACGCCCGCCAGTGGTTACAGGCTGATGCAGAAGATTCGGCGATGAACTATCGCGGCTTCACCTTCCCGCTGTGGGGTTTCCTCGCCAATACCGATATCTCCTACGATCCGCAGCAGATTGATGCGGAAACCTGCATGAGATGGATGGATAACTACCGCGCCAGCCTTTCCCATCAGCAGCAGCTGCGCATGTTTAACCAGCTCGACAGTCACGACACCGCCCGCTTTAAGTCGTTGCTCGGCAAAGATGTCGCCCGCCTGCCGCTGGCCATCACCTGGCTGTTCACCTGGCCTGGGGTGCCGTGTATTTACTATGGCGATGAGGTGGGGCTCGACGGCAATAACGATCCGTTCTGCCGGAAGACCTTCCCGTGGGAGGATGAAAAACAGGACAAAACCCTGCTGGCGCTCTACCAGCGGTTAATCAGGCTGCGCAAGCAGAATCAGGCCCTGCGCTACGGCGGCTGTCAGGTAGTGTACGCCCACGACAACGTGGTGGTGTTTATGCGCGTCTACAACCAGCAGCGGGTGCTGGTGGCCATTAACCGGGGCGATGCCTGTGAAGTGGTGATGGACGATTCGCCGCTGCTCAACGTTAAGCAGTGGCAGCTGAAAGAGGGGAAAGGCGTGGCGCAGGACGGCGTGCTGTCGCTCCCGGCGATCTCGGCTTGCGTCTGGTTCGGTAATTAA
- the phoR gene encoding phosphate regulon sensor histidine kinase PhoR, with the protein MLERLSWKRLCFELILCCIPALILGALIGYLPWFLLAAVTGLLIWHFWNLLRLSWWLWVDRSMTPPPGSGSWEPLLYGLHQMQMRNKKRRRELGSLIKRFRSGAESLPDAVILTTEEGTMFWCNGLAQQLLGLRWPDDNGQNILNLLRYPEFTQYLKKRDFTRPHNLVLNNGRHLEIRVMPYSDKQWLMVARDVTQMHQLEGARRNFFANVSHELRTPLTVLQGYLEMMQEQTLEGAPREKALQTMREQTQRMEGLVKQLLTLSRIEAAPTLALNETIDVPMMLRMLEREAQTLSQQQHQLTFEVDNTLKVRGSNDELRSAISNLVYNAVNHTPAGTHITVRWQHVPTGAEFSVEDNGPGIGPEHIPRLTERFYRVDKARSRQTGGSGLGLAIVKHAINHHDSRLDIVSTPGKSTRFSFVIPERLIASNSA; encoded by the coding sequence GTGCTGGAACGTCTGTCATGGAAAAGGCTCTGTTTTGAACTGATACTTTGCTGTATCCCGGCCCTGATCCTCGGGGCCTTAATCGGTTATTTACCCTGGTTTTTACTGGCAGCGGTCACAGGACTGCTGATCTGGCATTTCTGGAATTTGCTCCGCCTGTCATGGTGGCTGTGGGTTGACAGAAGTATGACGCCGCCGCCCGGCAGCGGAAGCTGGGAACCTCTTCTGTATGGCCTGCACCAGATGCAGATGCGTAATAAAAAACGCCGTCGTGAGCTGGGCAGTCTGATCAAACGCTTTCGCAGCGGCGCGGAATCGCTGCCGGATGCGGTGATACTCACCACCGAAGAGGGAACAATGTTCTGGTGCAACGGTCTGGCACAACAGCTGCTGGGCCTGCGCTGGCCGGATGATAACGGGCAAAACATTCTCAACCTGCTGCGTTATCCGGAGTTCACGCAGTATCTGAAAAAACGCGACTTCACCCGCCCGCATAATCTGGTGCTCAACAACGGTCGTCATCTGGAGATCCGCGTGATGCCCTACAGCGACAAACAGTGGCTGATGGTGGCGCGCGACGTGACGCAAATGCACCAGCTCGAAGGGGCGCGGCGCAACTTCTTCGCCAACGTCAGCCACGAATTACGCACCCCGCTGACGGTGCTGCAGGGCTATCTGGAGATGATGCAGGAGCAGACCCTGGAGGGTGCGCCGCGGGAAAAAGCGCTGCAGACCATGCGCGAGCAGACGCAACGCATGGAAGGCCTGGTGAAGCAGTTGCTGACCCTCTCGCGCATTGAGGCGGCTCCGACCCTGGCGCTGAATGAAACGATCGATGTGCCGATGATGCTGCGGATGTTAGAGCGCGAAGCGCAGACCTTAAGCCAGCAGCAGCACCAGCTTACCTTCGAGGTGGATAACACCCTGAAAGTGCGCGGCAGTAACGACGAGCTGCGCAGCGCGATCTCGAACCTGGTCTATAACGCGGTGAATCATACCCCCGCCGGGACCCACATCACCGTGCGCTGGCAGCATGTGCCCACGGGGGCGGAGTTCAGCGTTGAGGACAATGGCCCGGGGATCGGTCCGGAGCATATTCCTCGTCTGACCGAGCGTTTTTATCGGGTGGATAAAGCGCGTTCCCGGCAGACGGGCGGCAGCGGCCTGGGGCTGGCGATTGTTAAGCATGCCATCAATCACCACGACAGCCGTCTCGATATCGTCAGTACGCCGGGTAAGAGCACGCGTTTCAGCTTCGTGATCCCGGAACGTTTAATTGCCAGTAACAGCGCCTGA
- the brnQ gene encoding branched-chain amino acid transporter carrier protein BrnQ, producing the protein MTHQLKSRDIIALGFMTFALFVGAGNIIFPPMVGLQAGEHVWTAAIGFLITAVGLPVLTVVALAKVGGGVDSLSAPIGKVAGVMLAVVCYLAIGPLFATPRTATVSFEVGIAPLTGDGPLPLFIYSLVYFAIVILVSLYPGKLLDTVGNFLAPMKILALVVLAVAAIIWPAGPLSSATEAYQNAAFSNGFVNGYLTMDTLGAMAFGIVIVNAARSRGVTEARLLTRYTVWAGLMAGAGLALLYLALFRLGSDSSVLVDQGANGAAILHAYVQHTFGGAGSMMLAILIFLACLVTAVGLTCACAEFFAQYVPLSYRTLVFILGGFSMAVSNLGLSHLIQVSIPVLTTIYPPCIVLVVLSFTRGWWNNSTRIIAPAMFISLLFGMLDGIKASAISAILPAWTQRLPLSEQGLAWLMPTVVALVLAIIWDRAAGRQVTSNAH; encoded by the coding sequence ATGACCCATCAATTGAAATCGCGCGATATCATCGCGCTGGGCTTTATGACATTTGCGCTGTTCGTTGGCGCTGGCAACATCATCTTTCCTCCCATGGTTGGCTTACAGGCGGGTGAACACGTCTGGACGGCGGCTATTGGCTTTTTAATTACCGCCGTAGGTCTGCCGGTACTGACCGTCGTTGCGCTGGCGAAAGTTGGCGGCGGCGTTGACAGCCTCAGCGCGCCGATTGGCAAGGTGGCCGGGGTGATGCTGGCCGTGGTCTGCTACCTGGCGATCGGCCCGCTGTTCGCGACGCCGCGTACCGCGACCGTCTCCTTCGAAGTGGGGATTGCCCCGCTGACCGGCGACGGCCCGCTGCCGCTGTTTATCTACAGCCTGGTTTACTTCGCCATCGTGATTCTGGTGTCGCTCTATCCGGGCAAGCTGCTGGATACCGTGGGTAACTTCCTGGCACCAATGAAGATCCTGGCGCTGGTGGTACTGGCTGTTGCGGCGATTATCTGGCCTGCCGGCCCGCTGAGCTCCGCGACCGAAGCGTACCAGAATGCGGCATTCTCTAACGGATTTGTGAACGGCTATCTGACCATGGATACGCTGGGCGCGATGGCGTTCGGTATCGTGATCGTTAACGCTGCGCGTTCCCGCGGCGTGACCGAAGCGCGTCTGCTGACCCGTTACACCGTCTGGGCTGGCCTGATGGCGGGCGCAGGGCTGGCGCTGCTCTATCTGGCGCTGTTCCGTCTCGGTTCCGACAGCAGCGTGCTGGTTGACCAGGGCGCTAACGGTGCGGCAATCCTGCATGCGTACGTTCAGCACACCTTTGGTGGCGCGGGAAGCATGATGCTGGCTATCCTGATCTTCCTGGCCTGTCTGGTGACGGCGGTTGGTCTGACCTGTGCCTGTGCAGAGTTCTTTGCCCAGTACGTGCCGCTCTCTTACCGCACGCTGGTGTTTATCCTGGGCGGCTTCTCCATGGCGGTGTCGAACCTCGGTCTGAGCCACCTGATTCAGGTCTCCATTCCGGTGTTGACCACCATCTACCCGCCGTGCATCGTGCTGGTCGTGCTGAGCTTCACCCGCGGCTGGTGGAACAATTCCACACGAATTATCGCGCCGGCCATGTTTATCAGTCTGCTTTTTGGTATGCTTGACGGCATTAAGGCATCTGCTATCAGCGCCATTCTGCCTGCCTGGACACAGCGTCTGCCGCTGTCCGAACAGGGTCTGGCGTGGTTGATGCCTACCGTTGTTGCACTGGTACTGGCAATTATCTGGGATCGTGCTGCAGGGCGTCAGGTTACATCGAACGCGCACTAA
- the proY gene encoding proline-specific permease ProY, translating into MESTNKLKRGLSARHIRFMALGSAIGTGLFYGSADAIKMAGPSVLLAYLIGGVAAYIIMRALGEMSVHNPSASSFSRYAQENLGPLAGYITGWTYCFEILIVAIADVTAFGIYMGVWFPTVPHWIWVLSVVLIICAINLMSVKVFGELEFWFSFFKVATIIIMIAAGIGIIIWGIGNGGEPTGIHNLWSNGGFFSNGWIGMVMSLQMVMFAYGGIEIIGITAGEAKDPEKSIPRAINSVPMRILVFYVGTLFVIMSIYPWNQVGTNGSPFVLTFQHLGITFAASILNFVVLTASLSAINADVFGVGRMLHGMAEQGSAPKAFAKTSSRGTPWVTVLVMTVALLLSVYLNYIMPENVFLVIASLATFATVWVWIMILMSQIGFRRRLSPEEVKALKFKVPGGVASTVAGLIFLVFIIGLIGYHPETRISLYVGFAWIALLLVGWVFKRRRERQLAQVQ; encoded by the coding sequence ATGGAAAGCACTAACAAACTCAAGCGTGGATTGAGCGCCCGTCACATCCGCTTTATGGCGCTGGGTTCTGCAATCGGTACTGGTCTTTTTTATGGCTCGGCAGATGCCATCAAAATGGCCGGTCCCAGCGTTCTGCTGGCGTATCTTATCGGCGGTGTTGCCGCTTACATCATCATGCGTGCGCTGGGGGAGATGTCGGTACATAACCCGTCAGCCAGCTCCTTCTCCCGCTATGCGCAAGAAAACTTAGGCCCGCTTGCTGGCTATATCACCGGCTGGACCTACTGCTTCGAAATCCTGATTGTCGCTATCGCCGACGTAACGGCGTTCGGCATTTATATGGGCGTCTGGTTCCCGACCGTGCCGCACTGGATCTGGGTGCTCAGCGTGGTGCTGATCATCTGCGCCATCAACCTGATGAGCGTGAAGGTGTTTGGCGAGCTGGAGTTCTGGTTCTCCTTCTTTAAAGTCGCCACCATTATCATCATGATTGCTGCCGGTATCGGCATCATTATCTGGGGTATCGGCAACGGCGGAGAGCCGACCGGGATCCACAATCTGTGGAGCAACGGCGGTTTCTTCAGTAACGGCTGGATAGGCATGGTGATGTCGCTGCAGATGGTGATGTTTGCCTACGGCGGGATCGAAATCATCGGTATTACCGCCGGTGAAGCCAAAGATCCTGAGAAGTCCATCCCGCGCGCCATCAACTCGGTGCCGATGCGTATCCTGGTCTTCTATGTGGGCACGCTGTTTGTGATCATGTCCATCTACCCGTGGAACCAGGTTGGTACCAACGGCAGCCCGTTCGTGCTGACGTTCCAGCATCTGGGGATCACCTTTGCCGCCAGCATTCTTAACTTCGTGGTGCTGACCGCCTCGCTTTCCGCCATCAATGCCGACGTCTTCGGCGTGGGGCGTATGCTGCACGGCATGGCCGAGCAGGGCAGTGCGCCGAAGGCATTCGCCAAAACCTCCAGCCGCGGTACGCCGTGGGTGACGGTGCTGGTGATGACCGTGGCGCTGCTGCTGTCGGTCTACCTCAACTACATCATGCCGGAGAACGTCTTCCTGGTGATTGCGTCGCTGGCGACCTTTGCCACCGTCTGGGTGTGGATCATGATTCTGATGTCGCAGATTGGCTTCCGCCGCCGTCTGTCGCCGGAAGAGGTAAAAGCGCTGAAGTTTAAGGTGCCGGGCGGCGTGGCAAGTACCGTTGCTGGCCTGATCTTCCTGGTCTTTATTATCGGCCTGATTGGTTACCATCCGGAAACCCGCATCTCGCTGTATGTCGGCTTTGCGTGGATTGCGCTGCTGCTGGTGGGCTGGGTGTTTAAACGCCGCCGCGAGCGTCAGTTAGCGCAAGTGCAGTAA
- the phoB gene encoding phosphate response regulator transcription factor PhoB: MARRILVVEDEAPIREMVCFVLEQNGFQPIEAEDYDSAVNQLNEPWPDLILLDWMLPGGSGLQFIKYIKREALTRDIPVMMLTARGEEEDRVRGLETGADDYITKPFSPKELVARIKAVMRRISPMAVEEVIEMQGLSLDPTSHRVMTGENPLDMGPTEFKLLHFFMTHPERVYSREQLLNNVWGTNVYVEDRTVDVHIRRLRKALETSGHDRMVQTVRGTGYRFSTRF, translated from the coding sequence ATGGCGAGACGTATTCTGGTCGTAGAAGATGAAGCACCCATTCGCGAAATGGTCTGTTTCGTGCTCGAACAAAATGGCTTTCAACCGATAGAAGCCGAAGATTACGACAGCGCGGTGAATCAGCTCAACGAACCCTGGCCCGATCTGATCCTGCTTGACTGGATGTTGCCTGGCGGCTCTGGTCTGCAATTCATCAAATATATCAAACGTGAAGCGCTAACCCGCGATATCCCGGTGATGATGTTAACCGCCCGTGGCGAAGAGGAAGATCGCGTTCGTGGCCTGGAGACCGGCGCGGATGACTACATCACCAAACCCTTCTCCCCGAAAGAGCTGGTGGCACGCATTAAGGCCGTGATGCGACGTATTTCACCGATGGCGGTGGAAGAGGTGATTGAAATGCAGGGCCTGAGCCTGGATCCTACCTCGCACCGCGTGATGACCGGTGAAAACCCTCTTGATATGGGGCCGACCGAATTCAAACTGTTGCACTTCTTCATGACCCACCCGGAGCGCGTCTACAGCCGCGAGCAGTTGCTCAATAATGTCTGGGGCACTAACGTTTATGTTGAAGATCGAACGGTGGATGTTCACATTCGCCGTTTGCGTAAGGCACTCGAAACCAGCGGTCACGATCGCATGGTACAGACCGTCCGCGGCACGGGTTATCGTTTCTCCACCCGTTTCTGA